The Synechocystis sp. PCC 7509 genome includes a window with the following:
- a CDS encoding ABC transporter ATP-binding protein gives MVNNELNSTLEKLPPLLTATGIAKSFGGIKAVNNAEIEVKKGSITGLIGPNGAGKTTLFNLLSNFIRPDRGTVIFDGEQIQQLQPYQIAQQGMVRTFQVARTLSRLSVMENMLLGAQKQTGENFWLVWLQRKLVVTEERQLRDRAIALLECVGLAHMANEYAGALSGGQRKLLEMARALMTNPKLILLDEPAAGVNPTLINQICDRIKLWNSEGMTFLIIEHNMDVIMSLCDRVWVLAEGQNLAVGTPAEIQTNSQVLEAYLGQ, from the coding sequence TTGGTAAATAACGAGTTAAATTCTACTTTGGAAAAATTGCCCCCTTTACTTACAGCTACAGGTATTGCTAAAAGCTTTGGCGGGATTAAAGCCGTAAATAACGCAGAGATAGAAGTAAAAAAAGGCAGCATTACCGGATTAATTGGCCCAAATGGCGCGGGGAAAACTACCCTTTTCAACTTACTTTCTAATTTTATTCGTCCCGATCGCGGTACAGTAATTTTTGATGGCGAACAAATTCAACAATTGCAACCTTATCAAATCGCTCAACAAGGTATGGTGCGAACGTTTCAAGTTGCTCGTACTCTTTCCCGATTGTCGGTAATGGAAAATATGCTTTTAGGGGCGCAAAAGCAGACAGGAGAAAACTTTTGGCTTGTTTGGCTGCAACGCAAACTTGTAGTCACTGAAGAAAGACAATTGCGAGATCGAGCGATCGCATTACTAGAATGTGTGGGACTAGCACACATGGCAAACGAGTACGCCGGAGCGCTATCTGGGGGACAGCGCAAGCTCTTGGAGATGGCGCGGGCGTTAATGACTAATCCTAAGCTGATCCTATTAGACGAACCCGCCGCCGGGGTAAATCCAACGCTAATCAATCAAATCTGCGATCGCATTAAGTTATGGAATTCCGAAGGCATGACATTTTTGATTATCGAACACAACATGGATGTAATTATGTCTTTGTGCGATCGCGTTTGGGTACTAGCGGAAGGTCAAAACCTAGCAGTGGGAACACCCGCAGAGATTCAAACCAATTCCCAAGTATTAGAAGCCTATTTAGGTCAATAA
- a CDS encoding HEAT repeat domain-containing protein yields MGDAIASQILKWSYSFFRQDKQDWQIVPQPLAKAARATLEKTDKARVVSAFVHLVHTTQNRNIRRLVAEKLGKLDPGNKSAIAALVLLLQVPQNDRTLWNTVCSLMQIDPDNPAIISNLVKLTQANTDKWSNRDRCWHTIKFAIDALGKVGLGNQIAINALVHLLQTKTNNMICNRASTSLSEIATGNKVAIDALIKLMQTTASKDTCWEAIICLGKIATGNRTAIAAFTEFLQTNQGDRICIHVAKALWQIDKGNVKAIAILVQMVAIDKLYWSLAASYLREITPKNTDVISALTERIATADESVRCDAAASLLKFEPDNEVAITTLLRIPQSSNYIGYRQQAADSLLTIDPHNQVALDTLFSLIEYLGQSPPDPEYVSYIAWESTRSLQKIDPSNQLAIAALINLLNTAQKDSNLYVAVGCLGDFAAGNKDAIAALTKLICFTEDNYLLLKVAHSLGKIDPGNQKAFSTLIEFIQSFNEWDETEFYSAEDERSRIDSQLLDAADKLQKILPVNQMSQVVVALKDYLVKSNRDSSYRYEACYSLIWHCAQNMTYPDFYEAWHKLP; encoded by the coding sequence TTGGGAGATGCGATCGCATCTCAAATCCTTAAATGGAGCTATTCTTTTTTCCGTCAAGATAAACAAGATTGGCAAATAGTCCCGCAGCCATTGGCTAAAGCTGCTAGAGCCACCCTAGAAAAGACAGATAAAGCCAGAGTAGTTTCTGCTTTCGTACATCTAGTTCATACGACACAAAACCGAAATATTCGCCGCCTAGTCGCCGAAAAACTAGGAAAACTAGATCCAGGAAATAAAAGTGCGATCGCAGCATTAGTTTTACTACTTCAAGTTCCCCAGAATGACCGCACTCTTTGGAACACAGTATGTAGCTTAATGCAGATTGATCCAGACAATCCGGCAATAATTTCTAATTTAGTTAAGTTAACTCAGGCAAATACAGATAAGTGGTCAAATAGAGATCGCTGCTGGCATACGATTAAGTTTGCGATTGATGCTTTAGGAAAAGTTGGTTTAGGCAACCAAATAGCAATTAATGCTCTAGTTCATTTATTACAGACAAAAACCAATAACATGATCTGTAATCGTGCAAGTACGAGTTTAAGCGAGATCGCTACAGGAAACAAAGTAGCTATTGATGCTCTTATCAAACTAATGCAAACAACAGCATCTAAAGACACCTGTTGGGAAGCAATCATATGTTTAGGAAAAATCGCTACAGGAAACCGAACTGCAATTGCTGCTTTTACTGAGTTTTTGCAGACAAACCAAGGCGATCGCATTTGTATCCATGTAGCTAAAGCTTTGTGGCAAATTGATAAAGGAAATGTAAAGGCGATCGCTATTTTGGTTCAAATGGTTGCTATTGACAAGCTTTATTGGAGTCTTGCTGCTAGTTATTTAAGGGAAATCACTCCAAAAAATACGGATGTAATTTCTGCTCTTACTGAAAGAATAGCAACAGCCGATGAATCTGTTCGTTGTGATGCTGCGGCTAGTTTGTTGAAATTCGAGCCTGATAATGAAGTAGCGATCACCACTCTATTGAGGATACCTCAAAGTAGCAATTATATAGGCTACCGTCAGCAAGCCGCAGACAGTTTACTAACTATAGATCCTCATAATCAAGTTGCCCTAGATACTCTGTTTTCGCTGATCGAATATTTAGGTCAATCTCCACCAGATCCAGAGTATGTAAGTTATATTGCTTGGGAATCGACTCGAAGTTTGCAAAAAATAGATCCTAGTAACCAACTGGCAATTGCTGCATTAATAAATCTGCTCAACACGGCTCAAAAGGATTCTAATCTCTATGTAGCTGTTGGATGTTTAGGAGACTTTGCGGCGGGAAATAAAGATGCGATCGCAGCTTTAACTAAACTAATCTGTTTCACTGAAGATAATTACCTCTTACTTAAAGTGGCTCATAGTTTAGGCAAAATCGATCCAGGCAATCAAAAAGCTTTCTCTACCTTGATTGAGTTCATCCAAAGTTTTAATGAATGGGATGAAACAGAGTTTTATAGTGCGGAGGATGAGCGATCGCGTATTGATTCTCAGCTATTAGATGCAGCCGATAAGTTACAGAAAATTTTGCCAGTTAACCAAATGTCGCAAGTAGTTGTCGCTTTAAAAGATTATCTTGTTAAATCCAATCGGGATAGTTCTTATCGCTACGAGGCTTGTTATAGTTTAATTTGGCATTGCGCCCAAAATATGACTTATCCAGATTTCTATGAGGCTTGGCATAAATTGCCGTAG
- a CDS encoding branched-chain amino acid ABC transporter permease, whose amino-acid sequence MTISTAIFAIFSLGLNLQWGFTGLINFGHVAFMTVGAYTTVLLSLYGVPLIVAALIGSLVAALLGLLIGLSTLRLREDYLAIVTIGVSELVRLFVNNQQLPTPNGLVDGVQGLQSYPLPLTNIVPNPLFKLAMMGLLTVVFGLCLWQLWGWMKGQQNPKSPRFSFAGRIILGIVAVAFVMTIYLTGLTALSDYSRYEKSGLMVAVLVVLTMVFWLLELLVRSPWGRVLKSIREDEQVPKALGKNVFWYKLQAFMLGGAIAGIAGAFFAWQLTTIYPNSFEPQTTFNAWIIVILGGASNNAGTLLGAIVFFAYEELTRNVLPQIIPIDEARLAAFRIMVIGFLLMVMMIWRPQGILGKKEELTLGK is encoded by the coding sequence TTGACCATATCAACAGCGATTTTTGCCATATTTAGCCTAGGTCTAAATTTGCAGTGGGGTTTTACGGGATTAATTAATTTTGGTCATGTAGCCTTTATGACTGTAGGCGCTTACACTACTGTTTTACTAAGTTTGTATGGCGTACCGCTAATTGTAGCGGCTTTAATCGGTAGTTTGGTAGCGGCATTATTGGGTTTATTAATTGGGCTATCAACGTTACGGTTGCGGGAAGATTATTTGGCGATCGTTACTATTGGCGTATCGGAGTTAGTTAGATTATTTGTCAACAATCAACAATTGCCTACCCCTAACGGTTTAGTGGATGGAGTGCAAGGGCTGCAAAGCTATCCGCTACCCTTAACTAATATTGTCCCCAATCCCTTGTTTAAGTTGGCAATGATGGGGTTATTAACAGTAGTGTTTGGCTTATGTTTGTGGCAATTGTGGGGCTGGATGAAAGGACAGCAAAACCCGAAAAGTCCTCGCTTTTCCTTTGCGGGGCGCATTATTTTAGGTATTGTAGCTGTAGCATTTGTTATGACAATTTACCTTACAGGGCTAACCGCACTTTCTGATTACAGCAGGTATGAGAAATCTGGGCTAATGGTGGCGGTGTTAGTAGTGCTAACAATGGTATTTTGGCTCTTAGAATTATTGGTGCGAAGTCCCTGGGGACGAGTGCTTAAGTCTATCCGCGAAGATGAGCAAGTTCCCAAAGCCCTCGGTAAAAATGTCTTTTGGTACAAGTTACAGGCGTTTATGCTGGGCGGTGCGATCGCTGGAATTGCTGGAGCTTTCTTTGCATGGCAATTAACTACTATCTATCCTAACAGTTTTGAGCCGCAAACTACCTTCAATGCTTGGATTATAGTGATTTTGGGGGGAGCGAGTAATAATGCTGGTACGTTACTCGGTGCGATCGTTTTCTTTGCTTACGAAGAACTAACTAGAAATGTTTTACCCCAAATTATTCCTATAGATGAAGCGCGTTTAGCAGCATTTCGGATTATGGTAATTGGTTTTTTATTAATGGTAATGATGATTTGGCGACCTCAAGGCATTTTAGGTAAAAAGGAGGAACTAACCCTTGGTAAATAA
- a CDS encoding PQQ-dependent sugar dehydrogenase encodes MKLSLLLLLLIPTAIACNSTGAVEEPAPTQIAASPSQPKNTIPTQSLSPEPIRINVATLPKPFASNSASNSAEVIPIPQNPTLRVPQGFTVNVFAENLDRPRWLALTPSGEVLVTETRQNRIRLLSDTNSDGVADTNKTFATAQNGVNIPFGMTFAAGSFFLGNTDAVLRFPYKQGQQLLSGNGQKITDLPGGGYNQHWTRNVVASPDGKKLYVSVGSKSNVEEESLPRASVQVMNLDGSSRQTFASGLRNPIGLDFHPQTGELYTTVNERDEIGDDLVPDYFTRLQPGQFYGWPYAYLAPDNLDPRQVVNGKSKRPDLARSTKTPDVLFQAHSAALGMQFYDRTTFPQKYRNGAFAAFRGSWNRDRPTGYKVVFIPFNNGRPQGYYEDFLTGFLLDSTEPTTWGRPVGILVLPDGSLLVTEEANGRIYRIQYRA; translated from the coding sequence ATGAAACTAAGTTTACTGCTGTTACTCCTAATCCCCACCGCGATCGCTTGTAATTCTACGGGTGCGGTGGAAGAACCCGCACCAACCCAAATAGCTGCAAGTCCTAGCCAGCCTAAAAATACTATCCCAACTCAATCATTATCACCGGAGCCTATCCGTATAAACGTTGCAACTTTACCTAAACCCTTTGCCAGCAATAGCGCCTCCAACTCTGCTGAAGTTATCCCCATTCCCCAAAATCCCACTCTGCGCGTTCCCCAAGGCTTTACGGTTAATGTATTTGCCGAAAACCTCGATCGTCCCCGTTGGCTGGCTTTAACGCCTAGTGGTGAAGTATTAGTTACGGAAACAAGACAAAACCGGATTCGGCTATTAAGCGATACGAATAGCGATGGCGTTGCAGATACCAATAAAACTTTTGCCACTGCTCAAAATGGGGTAAATATTCCCTTTGGGATGACTTTTGCTGCTGGTTCTTTCTTTTTGGGCAATACCGACGCTGTATTGCGCTTTCCTTACAAGCAAGGACAACAACTTCTTAGCGGCAATGGGCAAAAAATTACTGACCTTCCCGGTGGCGGCTACAACCAACACTGGACGCGCAATGTAGTAGCTTCCCCCGATGGCAAAAAGTTGTACGTTTCTGTAGGTTCTAAGTCCAATGTAGAGGAGGAGTCTTTACCCCGTGCTTCGGTACAAGTAATGAACTTAGACGGTTCAAGTCGTCAAACTTTCGCTTCTGGTTTGCGCAATCCCATCGGTTTAGATTTTCATCCTCAGACAGGAGAGCTTTACACTACTGTCAACGAACGAGATGAAATTGGCGATGATTTAGTGCCAGATTACTTTACACGCTTGCAACCAGGGCAATTTTACGGCTGGCCTTACGCTTACCTAGCTCCCGACAATCTCGATCCTCGGCAAGTAGTTAATGGTAAAAGCAAGCGTCCAGATTTAGCCCGTAGTACCAAGACCCCAGATGTACTATTTCAGGCTCATTCCGCCGCTTTGGGGATGCAGTTTTACGATCGCACTACGTTTCCCCAAAAATACCGTAATGGAGCTTTTGCCGCCTTTCGCGGTTCTTGGAATCGCGATCGCCCTACAGGTTACAAAGTTGTATTTATTCCCTTCAATAACGGACGACCTCAAGGTTATTATGAAGACTTTTTAACCGGATTCTTGCTCGATTCCACTGAACCTACTACTTGGGGGCGACCAGTGGGGATACTTGTATTACCCGATGGTAGTTTATTGGTTACAGAAGAAGCCAACGGACGAATTTATCGCATCCAGTACCGAGCGTGA
- a CDS encoding CHASE domain-containing protein, which translates to MKPDLFLKSFQSRRGWIPYFVLAIALLFTGATATYVTTTAKAKDKLRFEYSAERTQEDIKTRFETYITLSRASSGLFAASDRLSRAEFAAFVNRLRLKERYPGVQGIGFSVRVQPGQKAALVQALQQQGIENFKIRPDFPRNEYHAIIYLEPLDRRNRAAIGYDMFSEKVRRDAMSRARDTGEPAASGKVTLLQEIDKQKQAGFLLYIPVYRNGKIPNNIAQRQKDLIGFVYSPFRADDLIQGVFGDEKLADIDFKIYEGKNISPEHLLHISKATANNPNYQPSLRQVSTIDIAGQTWSIVYNSRPEFDSSSENRLVPYIGFVGVAIALILFGVTRSLVIARNAAEKSSEELRESSTRLRFALDAAQLGDWDLDLATKTARRSLQHDRVFGHDTLLPDWSYEIFLSRIHPEDREYVDRQFQRTLATNIDWEFECRVVWDDKSIHWVWATGSVYRNKDGKPGRLIGIVKEISDRKLLQEALKQKAVEQEVLLNSIPAIVYYKDLQAKYIAINRQGAEVINKPIAEIIGKTDNDLFPQDQATAFYNDDRQVMDLGLPKRSIEEAVTGADGKTMWVITYKTPYFDPQAKVAGLVGITLDISDRKRAEIERDRFFTLSLDLLCIAGFDGYLKRINPAFEKILGYTLQEILNKPFFDFIHPEDINITINEVNKLAQGRSTVYFENRYQCKDGSYRWLSWATVPVVEEGLMYATAHDITTRKAAEIERERLLESEKSARTTAEAANRMKDEFLATLSHELRTPLNAMVGWIQLLRTRKFDTATTAKALETIDRNTKSLQQLIEDILDVSRIITGKIRLDFAYIALQPVVESAIETVKSAAEAKNIRLEFYVTPGINLVLADPNRLQQVLWNLLSNAVKFTPKDGRVEVRLEVHSSRVQISIKDSGQGISSEFLPYVFERFRQEDGTTTRTYGGLGLGLAIVRHLVELHGGTVKAESEGMGKGSTFIVTLPINSVMSLVKEAPPKMLVVASEPAIICLPSLEDLRVLVVDDESDARELISTVLQEYGAKVKTVATAKEALTQVTQFQPDVLVSDIGMPEVDGYTLIEQVRARSPEQGGNVPALALTAYARAEDRTRALLAGFQLHVPKPIDSVELAVAIARLAGRTV; encoded by the coding sequence ATGAAACCAGATTTATTTTTAAAAAGCTTTCAAAGTCGCCGGGGGTGGATTCCATACTTTGTTTTGGCGATCGCCCTGCTATTTACGGGTGCAACGGCTACTTATGTAACAACAACGGCTAAAGCTAAAGACAAATTACGCTTTGAGTATTCCGCCGAACGCACTCAAGAGGATATTAAAACTCGTTTTGAAACTTACATAACTTTGTCACGTGCTAGTAGTGGTTTATTTGCAGCAAGCGATCGCCTTAGCCGCGCTGAATTTGCAGCTTTTGTTAACCGATTAAGATTAAAAGAGCGTTACCCAGGAGTGCAAGGAATTGGCTTTTCGGTAAGAGTGCAGCCAGGACAAAAAGCCGCCTTAGTACAGGCTTTGCAGCAGCAAGGAATTGAAAACTTTAAAATTCGTCCCGATTTTCCCCGTAACGAGTACCACGCAATTATTTATTTAGAACCCTTAGATAGACGCAACAGGGCGGCGATTGGCTACGATATGTTCTCCGAAAAAGTGCGCCGCGATGCTATGAGCCGCGCCCGCGATACTGGCGAACCCGCCGCTTCAGGAAAAGTCACCCTACTACAGGAAATTGATAAGCAAAAGCAGGCGGGTTTTTTGCTATATATTCCCGTTTACCGCAATGGCAAAATCCCCAATAATATCGCCCAAAGACAAAAAGACTTAATTGGTTTTGTTTATAGTCCGTTTCGCGCCGACGATTTAATTCAAGGGGTTTTTGGGGATGAAAAGCTGGCAGATATTGACTTTAAAATCTACGAAGGCAAAAACATCAGCCCGGAACATTTGCTACATATTTCTAAAGCTACGGCAAATAACCCAAATTACCAGCCATCTTTGCGTCAAGTATCAACTATTGATATTGCTGGGCAAACTTGGAGCATTGTTTATAATTCCCGTCCAGAATTTGATTCAAGCTCCGAAAATAGGCTTGTACCCTATATTGGATTTGTGGGAGTGGCGATCGCCCTGATTTTATTTGGAGTAACGCGAAGCCTAGTTATTGCCCGTAACGCCGCCGAAAAATCCTCTGAAGAATTAAGAGAAAGCAGCACGCGGTTGAGATTTGCCTTAGATGCAGCACAATTAGGGGATTGGGATTTAGACCTAGCTACAAAAACCGCTCGGCGCAGTCTGCAACACGATCGCGTATTTGGGCATGATACTTTGCTCCCCGATTGGAGCTACGAAATATTTTTAAGTCGCATCCATCCCGAAGATCGAGAGTATGTTGATCGCCAATTTCAACGCACTTTAGCCACAAATATCGATTGGGAATTTGAATGTAGAGTAGTTTGGGATGACAAAAGCATTCATTGGGTTTGGGCAACAGGTAGCGTTTATCGCAATAAAGACGGCAAACCAGGTAGGCTAATTGGCATAGTTAAAGAAATAAGCGATCGCAAATTACTCCAAGAAGCCCTAAAACAAAAAGCTGTCGAACAGGAAGTTTTATTAAATTCTATTCCCGCCATAGTTTATTACAAAGACTTGCAAGCAAAATACATTGCTATCAACCGCCAGGGTGCGGAAGTTATTAATAAACCAATTGCAGAAATTATTGGTAAAACTGATAACGATCTCTTTCCCCAAGACCAAGCAACGGCATTTTATAATGACGATCGCCAAGTCATGGATTTGGGTTTACCCAAACGCAGCATAGAAGAAGCTGTAACGGGTGCTGATGGCAAAACAATGTGGGTAATAACTTACAAAACTCCTTACTTTGACCCCCAAGCAAAAGTTGCCGGGCTAGTAGGAATTACTTTAGATATTAGCGATCGTAAACGTGCCGAAATTGAACGCGATCGCTTTTTTACCCTATCTCTTGATCTGCTCTGTATCGCGGGGTTTGATGGTTATTTAAAACGCATCAATCCAGCCTTTGAAAAAATCCTTGGTTATACCTTACAAGAAATTCTCAACAAACCATTTTTTGATTTTATTCATCCTGAAGACATAAATATTACAATCAACGAAGTAAACAAGCTGGCTCAAGGTAGGTCTACAGTTTATTTTGAGAATCGTTACCAATGTAAAGATGGTTCTTATCGTTGGCTCTCTTGGGCAACAGTTCCAGTAGTTGAAGAAGGGTTGATGTATGCAACGGCTCATGACATTACAACTCGCAAAGCCGCCGAAATCGAACGCGAACGACTCTTAGAAAGCGAAAAATCTGCCCGTACTACAGCCGAAGCCGCAAATCGGATGAAAGATGAGTTTTTAGCTACCCTTTCCCACGAACTACGCACGCCTTTAAATGCAATGGTAGGCTGGATTCAACTATTGCGAACTCGTAAGTTTGATACAGCGACGACGGCTAAGGCTTTAGAAACTATAGACCGCAATACCAAGTCTTTGCAGCAATTAATTGAAGATATTTTAGATGTATCGCGAATTATTACCGGAAAAATCCGCTTAGATTTTGCTTACATAGCACTACAACCAGTCGTGGAATCTGCCATTGAGACGGTTAAAAGTGCCGCCGAAGCAAAAAACATTCGCCTAGAATTTTATGTAACACCGGGAATTAATCTGGTGCTTGCAGATCCCAACCGCTTGCAACAAGTTTTATGGAATCTGTTATCTAATGCGGTCAAATTCACCCCCAAAGATGGACGCGTTGAAGTCCGCTTAGAAGTGCATAGTTCTCGCGTGCAAATTAGCATCAAAGATAGCGGACAAGGTATTAGTTCTGAGTTTTTACCTTATGTATTTGAGCGTTTTCGTCAAGAAGATGGCACAACGACAAGAACTTATGGGGGTTTGGGGCTAGGTTTAGCAATTGTCCGTCATTTGGTTGAGCTTCATGGCGGGACAGTAAAAGCCGAAAGTGAAGGGATGGGAAAAGGATCGACTTTTATTGTTACTTTGCCGATAAATTCCGTCATGAGTCTGGTAAAAGAAGCGCCGCCAAAAATGTTAGTAGTAGCCTCAGAACCAGCAATTATTTGTTTACCTTCTCTAGAGGATCTGCGAGTATTGGTGGTAGATGACGAATCAGACGCACGAGAATTAATTAGTACGGTATTGCAAGAGTACGGAGCAAAGGTAAAAACCGTAGCTACAGCAAAAGAAGCCTTGACACAAGTTACGCAATTTCAGCCGGATGTATTGGTAAGCGACATCGGAATGCCAGAAGTTGATGGTTATACGCTAATTGAGCAAGTTAGGGCGCGATCGCCGGAGCAGGGAGGCAATGTTCCAGCGTTAGCTTTGACAGCTTATGCTAGAGCCGAAGATCGCACCAGAGCTTTACTAGCGGGCTTCCAGTTGCACGTTCCCAAGCCCATCGACTCGGTAGAATTAGCCGTAGCGATCGCGCGTTTAGCTGGGAGAACTGTTTAA